The Coprobacillus cateniformis DNA window ATAATATTCACCTCTATCTATAATTATACCCACGAATATGAATTCAATTTGAATTAAAGAATCAATAATCCTAAATGTTCCAATAAAATTTTAAGACCCATTAAGATAAGAATAACACCACCAGTGATTTCAGCTTTAGATTTATATTTAGAACCAAATACATGACCAATCTTGACTCCAGTCATAGATATAATTAACGTTGTCACAGCAATAACTATGACTGCATAAACAATATTGACATTTAAAAATGCAAATGTCACTCCAATAGCTAAAGCATCTATTGAGGTTGCAACTGCTAAAGGCAACATAGCCTTGAATGAAAAATCAGGAACACAGTTTTCCTCTTCCTCACTAAAAGCTTCTTTTATCATATTAATACCTATTAAACCTAATAAAATAAATGCTATCCAGTGATCAATATTTTCAATCTTATTTTTAAATTGGACTCCTAAAATATAACCAATTAATGGCATGAGACCTTGGAAAGCACCAAAATATCCACCACAAATCAAAGCATGTTTCCATTCTAATTTTCTTGTTGATAATCCTTTACAAACACTCACTGCAAATGCATCCATTGCTAGTCCTACGCCAATAATGACGATCTCAATAAATCCCATAAGTTGCCCTCCTCGCATACATAAAAAAAGACATGGCTGTGGTATCCACAGACAAGTCTCATCATTTAAAATCGTGCCAGATAAATAGTTATCGATGTGTTGACATGATTACACATTATATGTGCTAACTACTCCCTCATCATGCAAGAATTATAACAAGTATGCAGTATTTTGTCAATTTTCTTTTTCTATGTAATCACTACCGATTTTTTCATAGGAAAATTGATTACTTGTTATTTCTTGGATTTGGTCTAAAAAAGATGTATTCCTTAAATAACAAAGGTATGAGACTTGTTCATTATATTCTTGAGATAGGCATTTTATGTTTTGTTGTTTTAATAAATGTTCAAACTTACGTGTATGTGAGTAATCAATAAATATTTTATACAAATCAACCAACTCTTTTTCAACAATCTCAGCATGTTTTAAAGCTTCAGCAACACTTTGAGTATAAGCTCTAGTTAATCCACCAGCACCTAGTTTAATACCTCCAAAATATCTTGTAACAATCGCAATAATATTTGTAAGGTTTTGCATTTTTAAAACATTAAGCATAGGCATT harbors:
- a CDS encoding YigZ family protein → MISVKEVTTHTIVIKKSEFVCHLIPCSDIEQAKSLIAQYSDLEATHNCVAYIIGSHERANDDGEPSQTAGMPMLNVLKMQNLTNIIAIVTRYFGGIKLGAGGLTRAYTQSVAEALKHAEIVEKELVDLYKIFIDYSHTRKFEHLLKQQNIKCLSQEYNEQVSYLCYLRNTSFLDQIQEITSNQFSYEKIGSDYIEKEN
- a CDS encoding manganese efflux pump MntP family protein; protein product: MGFIEIVIIGVGLAMDAFAVSVCKGLSTRKLEWKHALICGGYFGAFQGLMPLIGYILGVQFKNKIENIDHWIAFILLGLIGINMIKEAFSEEEENCVPDFSFKAMLPLAVATSIDALAIGVTFAFLNVNIVYAVIVIAVTTLIISMTGVKIGHVFGSKYKSKAEITGGVILILMGLKILLEHLGLLIL